The following coding sequences lie in one Rutidosis leptorrhynchoides isolate AG116_Rl617_1_P2 chromosome 4, CSIRO_AGI_Rlap_v1, whole genome shotgun sequence genomic window:
- the LOC139841011 gene encoding protein ALP1-like, whose product MSSSTSCDCLKNYCKCIIHMFSREYLRKPTKEDIRRLHAKYLEMHGFSGMLGSLDCMHWAWKNCLVEWQGNYHMGDHEGPTIILEVVVSYDMWIWHAFFGPAGSNNDINVLNESNLFKDLLDGRAPEVRYTINGHEFTKGYYLVDGIYPEWATLVKSFKCPIKPKNVKFKRFQEASRKDVERAFGILQVLWAILKHPARPFSINKIRRIMYTCVILHNMITEDNERSICDFEEDYLRDRENIPRRTWTERVELQERVDREMRDKRAHHILRNNLIEHIWTLPNDYIVRNN is encoded by the coding sequence ATGAGCTCATCAACGTCTTGTGATTGTTTAAAGAATTATTGTAAATGTATTATTCATATGTTTTCGCGAGAATATTTAAGGAAACCAACTAAAGAAGATATTCGTCGATTGCATGCCAAATATTTGGAGATGCACGGTTTTTCGGGTATGTTAGGTAGTCTCGATTGCATGCACTGGGCTTGGAAAAATTGTCTAGTTGAGTGGCAAGGGAATTACCACATGGGTGATCACGAAGGACCAACAATAATTCTTGAGGTGGTTGTGTCCTACGATATGTGGATTTGGCACGCTTTCTTTGGTCCAGCGGGTTCGAACAATGATATTAATGTtcttaatgaatcaaatttgttcaAAGATTTATTGGATGGTCGAGCTCCGGAGGTCCGTTACACTATCAACGGGCACGAATTTACAAAAGGGTATTACTTGGTAGATGGCATATACCCAGAATGGGCAACACTTGTCAAGTCGTTTAAATGTCCAATTAAGCCAAAAAATGTAAAGTTTAAACGTTTTCAAGAAGCAAGTAGAAAAGACGTGGAACGAGCTTTCGGTATTCTTCAAGTTCTTTGGGCAATACTAAAACACCCAGCAAGACCTTTTAGTATCAATAAAATACGTCGAATCATGTACACTTGTGTTATACTTCACAACATGATCACCGAAGACAACGAGCGTAGCATATGCGACTTCGAAGAGGATTATCTCCGCGATCGAGAAAACATACCGCGTCGTACTTGGACAGAGAGAGTTGAGCTCCAAGAACGGGTGGATCGAGAGATGCGAGATAAAAGAGCGCATCATATCCTTCGCAACAATTTGATCGAACACATTTGGACACTCCCGAATGATTATATTGTTCGAAACAATTAG